The Nitrospira sp. sequence GGCAGATTTTCGAATTCCTTGAGCGTGGTCTCAACATCGGCCATTCTGACTTGCAGCTCCCTAAATTGTGTCACGAGGCGCCATTCCAAGGAGCGAACTTCGTCCAAATCTTTCTGCTTCGCTTCTTTCTGGGCCAGCAGAGGGGTCAGCTCTCGAAAGCGTTCGTATGTATGTTTCAGCGAGGCTTTGTCGGCCTGTGATTTGGCATAGAACCGCTGCATCTGTGCTTCGAACCCCAATTCATGAAGATCGATGCCTCCGGTTCGCGAGGCAATCGGGAGTTCATATCGAGTCATCCACGTTCTGTAGTTGAGCCCGCCGGCGTTCATAGTCCGCGCGACCATGCCGACAACCTCATCGCACTCGTCATGATCCGGACTGATCAAGAGTATGCGCTTATTGCCGCGAATCAGTTCCGTGGCCAATTTCCCAAGTTGCTGACGACGCAGTGACCGGTCATCCGACCACATTGCCGTGAAAACAGATGTGCGGGAAAGAAATGCTTCGGCACCGATGTCTTGCATTTGCAGCAGGGCTGTCAACCGCTCGGTTGGTCCAAGGTGATACTGGTCGGGCTTCGCCAGAATCTCTTTCAGTCGGGCCGCCGACGTACTGATAAGACCGGCCTGATCCGGAACGAGGGTGGCGGAGGGGACTTCGCTTCCGAGGGGATCGATCAGCTGAACAAGGATGCGTTCGCCTGTTTGCCGGAGCATGATTCCTTCTGTGGTTTCTGCTTCATCAGTCGGAACAACGGCCACAGGAAGATCCACACCCAGCGTGACGTCAGACGGTACGACAAACTCGTACAGATGGAGTCCGCCGATCGTGTGAACCAGGCGGCCCTGCGACCCCACGAAAGGAGCATCACGCTCTGTTTCGGCGAGGTGGACCTGTTCGTGTTCAAGCCGGGTAACCCACAATTCGATAAGTTCTCTTGCCGTCATGACGACTCCCTTTACCGGCATATTCAACAGAAGGGAACGTCATGATAAATGTCCGGCAAGAGAGCTGTCTACCGCCAGAGACTCGAGGTTGCCCTTGTCTTCACGACCAAAACACGTCTAAAATGAACCCCTTTCTATGGGCTGGCAGGAGGAAACACGCCGTTCCGCGATGCGAGAAGAGAACTGGCTGGTTTTCCACATCGGGCTGAGGAGGAATTTGTGAAGGGGTTGCGGTTCGAGCGGATCGGCAAGGGGCGCTATTACAATGTCGTCTTTCACATCGGCAGCACCTACGTGCCTGTGAGTGACGATACTGTGGAAGAACTCAAAGGGCAGAGCCTGTTGCCGGCCGAACGATTTCTGGATCTCCTCATCGACCGCGTTGGGTATTCGTCCTACTTGAAGGATCAAATCCGAAATGAATTGAAAGCGACGGGCGATCCGGTTACACAGATCACCGTGCTGCAAGGCGCCATCCGAGAGTTGTAGATCTCCTCCCTTGTGAAACGTACTCGTAGAATTCCTGTTCACTCTTCCAACCCTGATGGGACCAATCGAGTGGGGCCTGACTGCGCGCGTCGAGCGACCACCGCTTCACCGTGGGGGCTCCGCGAGCAAAGGACCTACTCGATTGGTCCCGATCTTCAATCCCCCACCTGGCCTTCCTGGAACAGCTGATTCATGATCTGATTCCGTTTTTCCGGATCGCGATAGAATTTCAACGCCTTGGTATAGTTCTCCATCGCGCTCTGGCGTTTGCCGCGGAGCGCGTAGATCTCGGCGATCCCGTGATAGGCTCGCGCATCCTCTTCATTGCACTTGAGCGCCCGGCTAAAAATGTCCGCGGCTTCTTGAAGTCGTTGCTTGCCTAACGCGAGCCACCCGAGAGCGGAATGGGCGGCGCCAAAGTCCGGATCGGCATTGAGCGCATCTTGATAGCTCTTTTGCGCCAAGTCCAGGCGCCCGCGCGTTTCGTAGAGTCCGCCCAGCGCAAAGTGCACTTCGGCATCCTGTGGATTGAGTTTCAAGGCGGTCTTGTAGGATTGTACCGCCGGTTCTACCTTCCCCTGTTCTGCCAGCGCACACGCGAGGTTCGAATGCGCCGCGGAATCGTTCGGGTTGAGTTTGATCACCTCACGGTATTCTTTGATCGCCATTTCCAATCGGCCTTGATCTTGGTACGCGACACCCAGATTCATCCGGGCCGGAGCAAAGTCCGGGGCGAGACGGATGGCTTCGCGGTACTCCTTGACCGCCATTTCAAGATGACCGGCGCGTTCGTGAATCTGTGCGAGAAAGTAATGAGGAGACGCTGATCGCGAAAGCAACCGTGCGGCTTCCATATATGGTTGCATGGACTGTTCGGATTGACCGGACTGCGCGAGAAACAGGCCCCTGATTAAATGGGCGTAGCCGCAGTCCGCATTCCGGTCGAGCAGCTCCTTCACCCAATTCCCCACGGCCGTAATGTCCTGCTGGGCTTCGAGGCAGAGCGCATGGGTTTTCCAGGCGTCGGCAAACCGGCCCTGCACGAGATACACGACATTTCGCGCAAAGAGAGGACGTGGGTCCTTGGATCCCTCGGAGTCCCGGCTCCAGGCCAGCGACTCGGCGAATAAGGTGTCCCATGCGCCGGCGATCATGGCCGCCTCACAGTTCTGCTGGTGAGTGCCCATAGGATTCTTATCGGGTCAGTGTGTCTTCGATATCGGGCGATGTCGCGCGAATCTGTTCACCGAGGAAGGGGAATCGTTGAGTGAGCTGTTGTTTCATCTGCCACGCGACCGTCCGGTACGACCAGTGGCCTTTGACGCCGGATCGCAGCTTGCTGATGTATTCGGCTTCAGCATAGTCCATTTTGAACACACACCGCACTTTGAAGCCGAACGGAATCGCATAGAGCGACGCTTCTTGATCCTTTTTCCTGAGTAACTCGATGTCGTGACGCACGGCATCCATCGCTTGGCGGTATTCCAGATCCAACCCCGCTTCGACAAGCGGCGGCGGAACATCGTAGCCATGGACGGTCGTGAAGTTCTGTTGCACTTGCTGGCAGCGGCGGTGGCGATGCATATCCCGCCACGCCCCGATGTCCATCAGGATATCGAACGTGAATGCGTAGCCGCTGCGAAACTCCTTGATGAGTTCATCGTAGGGGCCTCGCTGTTTGGTTGCGACCTCGATGGTCGCTTGCTTCTGTCGATCCGTCCATTCTTTGACCACCTCGAGTATTTTCCGGTACGGGGCTTGCGCGACCCGGTAGAGAAGCGTCGTGACGAGCTCGTCGAGAGGATGGTGTGGTTCGATCAAATCGACCGGTACGACCGTCCCCCAGGCATCCGGTTGGTCAAGTCCCGCTGGGCGCAACGCTTCACGAGCATGGCGGGCCAAGTCCGTATACACCGATTCCTGGTACTGGCTGGCCTTGGCATGTCGCGCCAGTGTGGGTGCCAAGGGGTCCGCTTGACCGGGCGATTGGCCGGATAATTCGCCCCACAGATTCACCGGCGGACGGTGACAGGCCTCTTTCAAATCCTCACCGATTGCCCGCAATTCCGGAAGCTGAGAAGACAACAACCGTGTAATCTGCTTTTCCAACGTCCGGATGCTGACGACTTGGCCGACGTTGGTCTTGGCAGCAAGGGGTAGTAAATACCGCGTCACGTCGAACGCTCTGGCTGCAATGGTCCGCTCGTAGTCTGCAGGCTTCATCGACTCAGGGCGTGGCTCCCGTTCAGCCAGGAATCGCGTCAGCGGATCATGCAGCAAACGATAGACCTCGGAGAGGCTTCGAAGAATCCCCTCGTACACGGCTTCCGTTTCGCTGCCTCGAATCTGATCGGGCACAAACCATCGGTTGGACGAAAAATTCTGATACCGGCTGGATTTCGCTTGACCGTCCCACAGCGGTTCATCTTCCAACCGAATGGCGGCGAGTTCCGAAATGTCCTCAAAGCAAATAGTCACATGACCCAGGTCGGCAATGGAGGCGTGCCCGTAATCGAAGTAAAACTGTTCCCAGAATTTTTCGGACGAGTGGCCATGGACCCACTTGATGCTGTTTTCTATTGAATCGGGGGAGCGACTGTATCGGGCGAGCGCATAGGCAGACGGTTCCGGCGGCATCGGGGCGATGGCAACTACCCGGCGACTGGTTCGGTCTTGACTCATACGTCTGTTCTACGACGAGAACGCATCCACATGCTGCATTTTATGTAAGCCGCGCACTATACCGCTCGATTCAGAGTCGTGCAAGCTCGGTCCGTTGACTTGCCACAGAAAGCGCCGTTATAGTCCGCCGAGACCGGCACAACACGAGTTGGTGTACACGATTCTTCATGGTGAGTACCCACACGTTTTATCTCATCCAAAGCTCATGATCAAAGGCATCAAAGGCGTCAAGGATCTGTTGCCGGAGGACACACCCCGTTGGCATCTCATCGAAGAGACCGCCAGACGATGGGCGGAGCGGTATGGGTTTCATGAAATCCGCATTCCGATCTTTGAGGTCACAACCCTATTCGCACGGAGCATCGGGGCATCGACGGACATCGTTGAGAAAGAAATGTACACCTTCCAGGATCGCGACGGCACATCGCTGACGCTGCGCCCTGAAGGGACCGCCGGAACTGTTCGCGCCTATATCGAGCACAACCGCCCGGCAGTTCCGGTCCCACAAAAGTACTTCTACTTCGGGCCGATGTTTCGGCACGAGAGGCCTCAAGCAGGGCGCCTCCGCCAATTCCATCAGTTCGGCGTGGAGTCGCTGGGGATGGCCGATCCACGCGCTGATGTGGAGGTCATTTCCCTTCTGTGGCGAATTCTCTGTGAACTTGATCTCCCTAGTCTGACGCTGGAAATCAACAACCTCGGGTATACCAGTGATCGAGATGTGTATCGGCCCCACCTCGTTGAATACCTCAAACAACATGAATCCGGTCTCTGTGCAAATTGCCGACACCGTATTGAGGCTAATCCGCTCCGGGTTCTCGATTGCAAAGTTCCCGAGTGCCGCGCAATAACGGAGACGGCTCCCCGGCTGGCCGACTCGCTTTCAGAGGCGGCCCGTTCTTACTTCTCGCGGGTCTTGGCCGGTCTCGATACCATCAAGATACCCTATTCCTTGAACCATCGGCTCGTTCGCGGGCTTGATTATTACAACCTTACGACGTTCGAGGTCACCGCAACAAATCTGGGTGCACAGAACGCCGTAGGGGCGGGCGGACGCTACGATGGTCTCGTTGAGACTCTCGGAGGGCCTCCTACACCGGCAGTGGGTTTCGCCGTCGGTCTGGAACGGATTGGGATGTTGCTGCCTGAGTCTGCGATGAAAGCTCTTCCGGAGCATGCGGCTGTGTATGTCGCGGGGTTCGGTACTCTCGGAGCTGTCGCTGGCCTCTCAGCGCTTGAGGAACTGCGTCTCGCTGGAATGCAGGCAGTCTCGGACTTTCGGTCCTCGACGTTGAAGGCTCACTTGCGTCAAGCCGATCGTCTCGGCTGCCGATTTGCTCTTATCCTCGGAGACGATGAAGTGGCCAAAGGAACCGCCGTCC is a genomic window containing:
- a CDS encoding FAD-dependent thymidylate synthase, coding for MPPEPSAYALARYSRSPDSIENSIKWVHGHSSEKFWEQFYFDYGHASIADLGHVTICFEDISELAAIRLEDEPLWDGQAKSSRYQNFSSNRWFVPDQIRGSETEAVYEGILRSLSEVYRLLHDPLTRFLAEREPRPESMKPADYERTIAARAFDVTRYLLPLAAKTNVGQVVSIRTLEKQITRLLSSQLPELRAIGEDLKEACHRPPVNLWGELSGQSPGQADPLAPTLARHAKASQYQESVYTDLARHAREALRPAGLDQPDAWGTVVPVDLIEPHHPLDELVTTLLYRVAQAPYRKILEVVKEWTDRQKQATIEVATKQRGPYDELIKEFRSGYAFTFDILMDIGAWRDMHRHRRCQQVQQNFTTVHGYDVPPPLVEAGLDLEYRQAMDAVRHDIELLRKKDQEASLYAIPFGFKVRCVFKMDYAEAEYISKLRSGVKGHWSYRTVAWQMKQQLTQRFPFLGEQIRATSPDIEDTLTR
- a CDS encoding histidine--tRNA ligase, giving the protein MIKGIKGVKDLLPEDTPRWHLIEETARRWAERYGFHEIRIPIFEVTTLFARSIGASTDIVEKEMYTFQDRDGTSLTLRPEGTAGTVRAYIEHNRPAVPVPQKYFYFGPMFRHERPQAGRLRQFHQFGVESLGMADPRADVEVISLLWRILCELDLPSLTLEINNLGYTSDRDVYRPHLVEYLKQHESGLCANCRHRIEANPLRVLDCKVPECRAITETAPRLADSLSEAARSYFSRVLAGLDTIKIPYSLNHRLVRGLDYYNLTTFEVTATNLGAQNAVGAGGRYDGLVETLGGPPTPAVGFAVGLERIGMLLPESAMKALPEHAAVYVAGFGTLGAVAGLSALEELRLAGMQAVSDFRSSTLKAHLRQADRLGCRFALILGDDEVAKGTAVLRNMVTKTQHELGISTLSREIHPFVLGS
- a CDS encoding tetratricopeptide repeat protein encodes the protein MGTHQQNCEAAMIAGAWDTLFAESLAWSRDSEGSKDPRPLFARNVVYLVQGRFADAWKTHALCLEAQQDITAVGNWVKELLDRNADCGYAHLIRGLFLAQSGQSEQSMQPYMEAARLLSRSASPHYFLAQIHERAGHLEMAVKEYREAIRLAPDFAPARMNLGVAYQDQGRLEMAIKEYREVIKLNPNDSAAHSNLACALAEQGKVEPAVQSYKTALKLNPQDAEVHFALGGLYETRGRLDLAQKSYQDALNADPDFGAAHSALGWLALGKQRLQEAADIFSRALKCNEEDARAYHGIAEIYALRGKRQSAMENYTKALKFYRDPEKRNQIMNQLFQEGQVGD